One window from the genome of Gloeomargarita sp. SRBZ-1_bins_9 encodes:
- a CDS encoding protein kinase: MSYCLNPDCPAPVNPPDALTCSACGSPLVLKGRYRAIKPIGRGSFGRTFQAVDEGIPSRPRCVIKLFQPQVITSPDQMQKAIALFEQEAVHLDRLGNHPQIPDLLAYFVLDGRPYLVQKFIDGQDLAEELLRQGPFDEGKIYQLLADLLPVLAYIHKEKVIHRDIKPKNIIRQAADQKLFLVDFGAVKFVQESGLFKTSTAIGSSGFAAPEQMMGKAVYASDLYGLGATCIYLLTGISPAKLFSIRENTWLWREALKQPLSEDMMAFLDRLVQRLPGQRFASADEALTALQRMESASPSRPRLGRLGVLGTPVNPLPGLGKLGTSPPVTVRDTGGTVPPGTSGTFPPRQPSRLATNTGPLRPPTPPSQVTTVQSESLWPCVHTLTGHTHWVKGLCFSPDGRFLFSCGRDGAIFCWNLSSLVYPRPLQWGSGHPGGIHALALSADGRWLAAAGEDRVIKLWQLPGEKPVRTLGSLFTKHGGTIDALAMRPDGLVLASASEDQTVKLWQVDNGALLTTLRGHGSYVRSVAFTGDGRLLVSASWDNTVKVWLTDGGDPLRNIVGPSSFSGSGFNAVVVSPNGRVIAAGGEDTAVHLWHLHNGDPIATLTGHREGVRAMAYSPQGRYLASGGWEGDIRIWDGQTYAPLMTLKGHEKGVTCLAFSPDQQWLASGSRDNTIKLWRVVK; this comes from the coding sequence ATGAGTTATTGCCTGAACCCCGACTGTCCGGCCCCAGTCAATCCGCCCGATGCCCTGACCTGTAGCGCCTGTGGCAGTCCCCTCGTCCTCAAGGGACGTTATCGCGCCATTAAACCGATCGGTAGGGGTAGTTTCGGTCGTACCTTTCAGGCGGTGGATGAGGGCATCCCTTCCCGCCCCCGGTGTGTCATTAAGTTATTTCAGCCCCAAGTCATTACCTCGCCGGACCAGATGCAGAAAGCGATCGCCCTGTTTGAACAGGAGGCGGTGCATCTGGACCGTTTAGGGAACCACCCGCAAATCCCGGATCTATTGGCCTACTTTGTCCTGGATGGGCGTCCCTATCTGGTGCAGAAATTTATTGATGGTCAAGACTTGGCGGAAGAATTACTCCGACAGGGTCCCTTTGACGAAGGCAAAATTTACCAATTGCTGGCCGATTTACTCCCGGTGCTGGCTTATATCCACAAGGAGAAAGTCATTCACCGGGACATCAAACCCAAGAACATCATCCGGCAAGCAGCAGACCAAAAACTGTTTCTGGTGGATTTTGGCGCGGTGAAGTTTGTCCAGGAATCGGGGCTGTTCAAAACTAGTACGGCCATTGGCAGTAGTGGGTTTGCTGCGCCGGAACAGATGATGGGCAAGGCCGTTTACGCCAGTGACCTATACGGTTTGGGCGCCACCTGCATCTACCTGCTGACGGGTATCTCCCCGGCCAAGTTATTCAGCATTCGGGAAAATACTTGGCTGTGGCGGGAGGCCCTCAAACAACCCCTGAGTGAAGACATGATGGCCTTTTTGGATAGGTTGGTGCAGCGCCTGCCAGGTCAACGGTTTGCTTCGGCAGACGAGGCCTTGACCGCCCTACAGCGGATGGAATCGGCTTCCCCATCTAGGCCGCGCCTGGGACGGTTGGGGGTCCTGGGGACGCCGGTGAATCCCTTGCCGGGTTTGGGGAAATTGGGCACCTCGCCGCCGGTTACCGTTAGGGACACAGGCGGAACAGTTCCCCCAGGGACCAGTGGTACATTTCCACCCAGGCAACCCAGTCGCTTGGCCACCAACACCGGACCTTTGCGACCACCGACCCCCCCTTCCCAGGTCACGACCGTCCAGTCGGAATCCCTCTGGCCCTGTGTGCATACCTTGACGGGGCACACCCACTGGGTCAAGGGGCTGTGCTTTAGCCCTGATGGCCGCTTCCTGTTCAGTTGCGGGCGGGATGGGGCCATTTTTTGCTGGAATTTGAGCAGCCTGGTCTATCCTCGACCTTTGCAGTGGGGCAGCGGTCATCCTGGCGGGATCCACGCTTTGGCGTTGAGTGCCGATGGCCGATGGCTGGCGGCGGCGGGGGAGGACCGGGTGATTAAACTGTGGCAGTTGCCGGGGGAGAAGCCGGTGCGCACCCTGGGCAGTCTGTTCACCAAACACGGGGGGACGATTGATGCCTTGGCGATGCGCCCGGATGGGTTGGTCCTGGCCAGCGCCAGCGAGGACCAGACGGTGAAGCTGTGGCAGGTGGATAACGGAGCCTTGTTGACGACCTTGAGGGGGCACGGCAGCTATGTCCGTTCGGTCGCCTTCACGGGGGACGGGCGGTTGCTGGTCAGTGCCAGTTGGGATAATACGGTGAAGGTGTGGCTGACGGATGGGGGTGACCCCCTGCGCAACATCGTAGGGCCGAGTAGTTTTAGCGGCAGTGGCTTCAATGCGGTGGTGGTCAGTCCCAACGGGCGAGTGATCGCAGCAGGGGGGGAGGATACGGCCGTGCACCTGTGGCATTTGCACAACGGCGACCCCATTGCCACCTTGACGGGCCATCGGGAGGGGGTGCGGGCGATGGCCTACAGTCCCCAGGGACGCTATCTGGCCAGCGGCGGTTGGGAAGGGGATATCCGCATCTGGGACGGCCAAACCTATGCGCCGTTGATGACCTTAAAGGGCCACGAAAAGGGGGTGACTTGTCTGGCCTTTAGCCCGGACCAGCAGTGGCTCGCCAGCGGCAGTCGCGACAACACCATCAAACTCTGGCGCGTGGTTAAGTAG
- a CDS encoding GNAT family N-acetyltransferase produces the protein MDIRPLDLPDVGPLAALLAECFPPPLNPGGWWAGLWQRTIEQDIRQRLEREGSRILWIGAWRDGHLVGAVELSQRQWLQVPYIYLANLAVSPAYRRQGIGRALLQVAEEAVQAWPQEQVYLHVMEDNQAARRLYAQLGYQVQRWEWTWRTWLGGPRRLLLGKTVCRYNQECSAV, from the coding sequence TTGGACATTCGACCGTTGGACCTGCCGGATGTGGGTCCCCTGGCGGCGTTGCTGGCCGAGTGTTTCCCACCGCCGCTAAATCCAGGGGGTTGGTGGGCCGGTCTGTGGCAACGCACCATTGAACAGGATATCCGCCAACGCCTGGAGCGGGAGGGGAGCCGGATTCTCTGGATCGGGGCCTGGCGGGATGGTCACCTGGTGGGGGCCGTGGAACTCAGCCAGCGGCAATGGTTGCAGGTGCCCTATATTTACCTGGCTAATTTGGCGGTGTCTCCGGCTTACCGGCGGCAAGGTATCGGGCGGGCTTTGTTGCAGGTGGCCGAGGAGGCGGTGCAAGCTTGGCCCCAGGAGCAGGTGTATCTCCACGTGATGGAGGACAATCAGGCGGCGCGGCGGCTGTATGCCCAGTTGGGGTACCAGGTGCAGCGGTGGGAATGGACCTGGCGAACCTGGCTGGGGGGTCCTCGGCGGCTGCTGCTGGGGAAAACCGTTTGCCGGTACAATCAAGAATGTTCTGCCGTTTGA
- a CDS encoding aspartate 1-decarboxylase: MWRTFLLSKLHNARLTGTHPDYLGSIAIDGDLLDKAGILPYEQVQVANISNGQRLVTYAIPAPAGSGRVELNGAAAHCGQVGDRLIIMTYGALPPELWPHHTPRVLLLDEHNRVIATPPPPSL, encoded by the coding sequence ATGTGGCGCACGTTTTTGCTGAGCAAATTGCACAATGCGCGGCTGACAGGCACCCACCCCGATTACTTGGGCAGCATCGCCATTGATGGGGATTTGCTGGATAAGGCGGGGATTTTGCCCTACGAGCAGGTGCAGGTGGCCAATATCAGCAATGGGCAACGATTGGTGACCTATGCCATACCGGCGCCGGCGGGTTCGGGACGGGTGGAACTCAACGGGGCGGCGGCCCACTGCGGCCAGGTGGGGGACCGGTTGATCATCATGACCTACGGCGCCTTACCCCCTGAGCTCTGGCCGCACCACACCCCCCGGGTTCTCCTGTTGGACGAGCACAACCGGGTTATCGCCACCCCCCCGCCCCCGTCTCTATAA
- a CDS encoding NAD(P)H-quinone oxidoreductase subunit 3, which produces MLELKGYDYLLVFLLVCSLVPIAALGLSAWIRPKGTGPERRTNYESGMEPLGEAWVQFNIRYYMFALVFVVFDVETVFLYPWAVAFNQLGLLAFVEALIFIAILVVALVYAWRKGALEWS; this is translated from the coding sequence GTGTTAGAGCTCAAAGGTTACGACTACCTACTAGTGTTCCTGCTAGTGTGTAGCTTGGTACCCATTGCAGCGCTGGGTTTGTCAGCTTGGATCCGCCCCAAGGGAACCGGTCCAGAGCGACGCACTAACTATGAATCGGGGATGGAACCGCTGGGGGAAGCCTGGGTGCAGTTTAATATCCGTTACTACATGTTTGCCCTGGTATTTGTAGTGTTTGATGTGGAGACGGTTTTTCTTTATCCCTGGGCGGTAGCCTTTAACCAATTGGGTTTGTTGGCCTTCGTTGAAGCTTTAATTTTTATTGCTATCCTAGTAGTAGCACTGGTTTATGCCTGGCGCAAAGGAGCTTTGGAATGGTCATGA
- the thiC gene encoding phosphomethylpyrimidine synthase ThiC has product MAHLRTAWVAPRRGQANVTQMHYARQGLITEEMRYVAQRENLPPELIREEVARGRMIIPANINHENLEPMGIGIAARCKVNANIGASPNSSDIQTELEKLALAVKYGADTVMDLSTGGGNLDEIRVAIIRNSPVPVGTVPVYQAFESVHGNLDKLTPEVFLEVIEKQAKQGVDYMTIHAGILMEYLPLVKNRITGIVSRGGGIMARWMLHHHQQNPLYTHFRDIIEIFKKYDVSFSLGDSLRPGCLHDASDEAQLAELKTLGELTRQAWEHDVQVMVEGPGHVPMDQIEFNVRKQMEECNEAPFYVLGPLVTDIAPGYDHISSAIGAALAGWYGAAMLCYVTPKEHLGLPNAEDVRNGLIAYKIAAHAADIARHRPGARDRDDELSRARYAFDWNRQFELALDPERAREYHDETLPEEIFKSAQFCSMCGPKFCPMQTKVDAEQLAELEKFLAKQG; this is encoded by the coding sequence ATGGCTCATTTACGGACGGCTTGGGTGGCCCCCCGCCGGGGTCAGGCCAACGTGACACAGATGCACTATGCGCGCCAGGGCCTTATTACGGAAGAGATGCGCTATGTGGCCCAGCGGGAGAATCTGCCGCCGGAGCTGATTCGGGAGGAGGTGGCGCGGGGGCGGATGATCATCCCGGCGAATATCAATCACGAAAACCTGGAGCCGATGGGGATTGGCATTGCCGCCCGCTGCAAGGTAAACGCCAATATCGGGGCGTCGCCCAATTCGTCGGATATTCAGACGGAGTTGGAAAAGCTGGCCCTGGCGGTGAAATACGGGGCGGATACGGTGATGGACCTGTCCACCGGGGGTGGGAATTTGGATGAGATTCGGGTGGCCATTATTCGGAATTCGCCGGTGCCGGTGGGGACAGTGCCCGTTTACCAGGCTTTTGAGTCGGTGCATGGCAATCTGGACAAGCTCACCCCCGAGGTGTTTTTGGAGGTCATTGAAAAGCAGGCTAAGCAGGGGGTGGACTACATGACCATCCACGCGGGGATTTTGATGGAGTACCTACCCCTGGTGAAAAACCGGATTACGGGGATTGTTTCCCGGGGCGGGGGGATCATGGCCCGTTGGATGTTGCACCACCATCAACAAAACCCCCTGTACACCCACTTCCGGGACATTATCGAGATCTTTAAGAAATACGATGTGTCCTTTAGTCTGGGGGATTCGTTGCGGCCGGGGTGTTTGCACGATGCCTCGGATGAGGCGCAACTGGCGGAGTTGAAAACCCTGGGGGAACTGACGCGCCAAGCCTGGGAACACGATGTGCAGGTGATGGTGGAGGGGCCGGGACATGTGCCCATGGACCAAATTGAGTTCAACGTCAGAAAGCAAATGGAGGAGTGCAACGAGGCGCCGTTTTATGTGTTGGGGCCGCTGGTGACGGATATTGCCCCGGGGTATGACCACATCAGTTCGGCCATTGGGGCGGCTTTGGCGGGGTGGTACGGCGCGGCGATGCTCTGCTATGTGACCCCCAAGGAGCACCTGGGTCTGCCCAATGCGGAGGATGTGCGCAACGGGTTGATTGCCTATAAAATTGCGGCCCATGCAGCGGATATTGCCCGGCATCGGCCAGGGGCACGGGACCGGGATGACGAACTTTCGCGGGCGCGCTATGCCTTTGATTGGAACCGGCAGTTTGAGCTGGCCTTGGACCCGGAACGGGCGCGGGAATACCACGACGAAACTCTGCCGGAGGAGATTTTCAAGTCGGCCCAGTTTTGCTCCATGTGTGGCCCCAAGTTCTGCCCAATGCAGACCAAGGTGGACGCGGAGCAACTGGCGGAGCTGGAAAAATTCCTGGCGAAGCAGGGATAG
- a CDS encoding MBL fold metallo-hydrolase encodes MLDCGLSRLDPYFDLTPPADWVICSHAHPNHARGMLALHRGFPDLPIYTSEVTRRLLPLNWPVQEGLTGLGIELPWRLPVHLAPDLTVELIPAGHLPGAALVWLQYQTPERVYSLLYTGNCCLANTRLAEGLRLEELRGLHPDVLILDAPAGTRKYPRRKQQEHHLAEWVVWALTRGQRVCIVAGAIGDAQEILLILRTHYLLTGRPVRIGVDPAVARGCDVLLELLAFLPTPVQNFARHQSLFWDDRVYPQSHRWQPSEAPDPFDILLCSDLPDCIGNSDQRWWVLWPEEVPLPREVPHQTYRLSAYNDSGTTLQLLHTLRPQHLVLVHGLPHYLGDLAGLEEVRNRYHVHVPLPGAWLDLPVGSWVRHPAPEPAGSYEGEIQETPSGIRIELPRTLTTDPRWQPFSTTGLVEARWQGEELVLRGLTPKEVLAVTPTPGRACAHCRFYRGQRCTQPESPLMGLQVAPDGYCDAFTPAT; translated from the coding sequence ATGTTGGACTGCGGTTTATCCCGGTTAGACCCCTACTTTGACCTGACGCCGCCGGCGGACTGGGTGATTTGCTCCCACGCCCATCCCAACCACGCCCGGGGCATGCTGGCCCTGCACCGCGGGTTTCCCGATTTACCCATCTATACGAGCGAAGTAACCCGGCGGTTGCTGCCCTTGAACTGGCCTGTACAGGAGGGGTTAACGGGGTTGGGCATCGAGTTGCCCTGGCGGTTGCCGGTGCATCTGGCGCCCGATCTGACCGTGGAGTTGATTCCGGCGGGGCATTTACCGGGAGCAGCTTTGGTGTGGCTCCAATACCAGACGCCAGAGCGGGTCTATTCCCTGCTCTACACGGGCAACTGTTGCCTAGCCAACACCCGCCTTGCCGAAGGGTTGCGCCTGGAGGAGCTGCGGGGCCTGCACCCCGATGTACTCATCTTGGATGCCCCGGCCGGCACGCGCAAATATCCCCGGCGCAAGCAACAGGAACACCATTTAGCGGAATGGGTGGTGTGGGCCTTGACCCGGGGGCAGCGGGTGTGTATTGTCGCCGGCGCCATTGGGGACGCCCAAGAAATCCTGCTCATCCTGCGCACCCACTACCTGTTAACGGGCCGGCCGGTGCGGATTGGCGTGGACCCGGCGGTTGCCCGGGGCTGTGATGTCCTCCTGGAACTGCTGGCCTTTTTACCCACCCCCGTACAGAACTTTGCCCGCCACCAGAGCCTTTTTTGGGACGACCGGGTATATCCCCAGAGTCACCGTTGGCAGCCGTCAGAGGCCCCGGATCCCTTCGATATTTTGCTCTGTAGCGACCTACCGGACTGCATCGGCAATAGCGATCAGCGGTGGTGGGTGCTGTGGCCAGAGGAGGTGCCCCTACCCCGGGAAGTTCCCCACCAGACCTACCGCCTGTCGGCCTACAACGACAGCGGGACAACCCTACAATTGCTACACACCCTGCGCCCCCAGCATCTGGTTCTGGTGCATGGGCTGCCCCACTACTTGGGTGACCTAGCCGGATTAGAGGAAGTCCGCAACCGCTATCACGTCCATGTTCCCTTACCGGGGGCCTGGTTGGACTTACCCGTAGGGAGTTGGGTGAGGCATCCCGCGCCGGAACCAGCCGGAAGCTATGAGGGGGAAATCCAGGAAACCCCCAGCGGCATTCGCATCGAACTGCCCCGTACCCTGACAACCGACCCCCGCTGGCAGCCCTTCAGTACCACCGGTCTGGTGGAGGCTCGTTGGCAAGGGGAAGAGCTGGTGCTACGGGGCTTGACCCCCAAGGAGGTCCTAGCGGTAACCCCCACCCCCGGTCGCGCCTGCGCCCACTGTCGCTTCTACCGGGGCCAACGCTGCACCCAACCCGAATCGCCCTTGATGGGCCTACAGGTGGCCCCCGACGGCTACTGCGACGCCTTCACACCCGCTACTTAA
- a CDS encoding NADH dehydrogenase subunit K, with amino-acid sequence MTPTFGDAKILNPVDRPQVTQDLANNVILTTLNDLYDWARLSSLWPLLYGTSCCFIEFAALIGSRFDFDRFGLIPRSSPRQADLIITAGTITMKMAPALVRLYEQMPDPKYVIAMGACTITGGMFSTDSYTVVRGVDKVIPVDVYLPGCPPKPEAIIDAIIKLRKKIAQEDVRERRLYEQTHRYFTVKHELKVVPPVHTGQYLQSPTRQAPPLELAQAMGMPVPPALQGQAAEVARGGND; translated from the coding sequence ATGACGCCGACGTTTGGGGATGCCAAAATTCTCAATCCCGTGGACCGACCGCAAGTTACTCAGGACTTGGCCAATAATGTGATTTTAACGACCCTCAATGACCTGTATGATTGGGCGCGGCTGTCTAGTTTATGGCCCCTTTTGTATGGTACCAGTTGTTGTTTTATCGAGTTTGCGGCGTTGATCGGTTCCCGGTTTGATTTTGACCGGTTTGGGTTAATTCCCCGGTCGAGTCCGCGGCAGGCGGATTTGATCATTACGGCGGGGACGATCACGATGAAGATGGCGCCGGCTCTGGTGCGGTTGTACGAGCAGATGCCGGACCCCAAGTATGTGATTGCCATGGGGGCCTGCACGATTACCGGGGGGATGTTCAGCACGGATTCCTACACGGTGGTGCGCGGAGTGGACAAGGTGATCCCCGTGGATGTTTATCTACCAGGTTGCCCGCCCAAGCCGGAGGCCATCATTGATGCCATCATCAAGCTGCGCAAGAAGATTGCCCAGGAGGATGTGCGGGAGCGGCGGTTGTACGAGCAGACGCACCGGTATTTTACGGTGAAGCACGAGTTGAAGGTGGTGCCGCCGGTGCATACGGGGCAGTATTTGCAAAGCCCGACGCGGCAAGCGCCCCCCTTGGAATTAGCCCAGGCGATGGGGATGCCGGTTCCCCCTGCGTTACAAGGTCAAGCGGCGGAGGTGGCCCGTGGCGGAAACGACTGA
- a CDS encoding inorganic diphosphatase: MDLRRIPPQPADGLVHLIIEIPGGSRNKYEMDKDLGVIKLDRVLYSSVQYPYDYGFIPNTLGEDGDPLDGLVMMDEPTFPGCLVVARPIGMLEMVDQGERDEKLLCVPADDPRYAGYKSLSDVPAHRLAEIAEFFRTYKNLENKKVDIGEWKDVYAVKPLIAQAIAAYQKQS, encoded by the coding sequence GTGGATTTGCGTCGCATTCCCCCCCAGCCTGCCGACGGTCTGGTGCATTTGATCATCGAGATTCCCGGCGGGTCCCGCAATAAGTACGAGATGGATAAGGACCTGGGTGTGATCAAGCTGGACCGGGTGCTGTACTCGTCGGTGCAGTACCCCTACGACTACGGCTTTATTCCCAATACGTTGGGGGAGGACGGGGACCCGCTGGATGGACTGGTGATGATGGATGAGCCGACGTTTCCGGGGTGCTTGGTGGTGGCGCGGCCCATCGGCATGTTGGAGATGGTGGATCAGGGGGAGCGGGACGAAAAATTGTTGTGCGTGCCGGCGGACGACCCCCGTTATGCCGGTTACAAGTCCCTCAGTGATGTGCCGGCCCACCGTCTGGCGGAGATTGCCGAGTTTTTCCGCACCTACAAGAACCTGGAGAACAAGAAGGTGGACATCGGCGAGTGGAAGGATGTGTATGCTGTTAAGCCCCTCATTGCCCAGGCAATTGCCGCCTACCAGAAGCAGTCGTAG
- the pyrR gene encoding bifunctional pyr operon transcriptional regulator/uracil phosphoribosyltransferase PyrR, translating to MEVELFSAEELRRTLNRLTTQVIEATPNLEDLRLLGIYTRGVPLAQRLAYTIRQWEGVTVPVGNLDITFYRDDLDRIGARTPAPTQVPFDVTGRVVVLVDDVIYSGRTVRAALEAIKDHGRPRMVRLAVLVDRGHRELPIHPDFIGKVVPTSREEMVRVYLTETDQRDQVLLLKTTGKPPP from the coding sequence GTGGAGGTAGAGTTATTCTCAGCGGAGGAGTTACGGCGTACCCTCAACCGGTTAACGACGCAGGTTATCGAAGCGACCCCCAACCTAGAGGATTTACGTTTGTTGGGGATATACACGCGGGGGGTGCCCCTAGCCCAACGCTTGGCCTATACTATCCGGCAGTGGGAAGGGGTGACGGTGCCGGTGGGCAATTTGGACATTACTTTTTATCGGGATGACTTGGACCGGATTGGGGCGCGCACGCCGGCTCCGACCCAAGTACCCTTTGACGTGACCGGCCGGGTGGTGGTGCTGGTGGACGATGTGATTTACAGTGGTCGCACGGTCCGGGCCGCTCTAGAAGCCATCAAGGACCACGGACGCCCCCGCATGGTACGGCTGGCCGTGTTGGTGGACCGGGGACACCGGGAATTGCCCATCCACCCCGACTTCATCGGTAAAGTGGTCCCAACATCCCGCGAAGAAATGGTGCGCGTGTATTTGACGGAGACGGACCAACGGGACCAGGTGCTGTTGTTGAAAACTACGGGTAAACCGCCACCCTAA
- a CDS encoding glycosyltransferase family 2 protein, translating to MQRLSVVIPIYNEVENIPHLIPAVTDVLQKMGWDYEVICVDDGSRDGSTERLRHLAQERYDLKVVVLRRNYGQTAALAAGFDQATGDVVVTLDGDLQNDPQDIPRLVAKLNEGYDLVCGWRQHRQDPGLTRLLPSRVANWLIGQVTGVRLHDYGCTLKAYRREVLRDMHLYGELHRFLPALADIEGARITEIPVRHHPRRFGRSKYGLGRTFRVLMDLLTIAFIKTFLTRPMHVFGLVGLLFLLLGLGLGTYLALLKGVWGQSIGQRPLLFLAGLAVTSGLQLFCFGLLAELLMRTYHESQGRPIYRIREVVAGRPRSLVN from the coding sequence ATGCAGCGCCTGTCCGTCGTCATCCCCATCTACAACGAAGTGGAGAACATCCCTCACCTGATTCCCGCCGTGACAGACGTGCTGCAAAAGATGGGATGGGATTACGAGGTGATTTGCGTAGATGACGGGTCGCGGGACGGTTCTACGGAGCGGTTGCGGCATTTGGCCCAGGAGCGCTACGACCTGAAGGTGGTGGTGCTGCGACGCAATTACGGGCAAACGGCGGCCCTGGCGGCGGGATTCGACCAGGCTACCGGCGATGTGGTGGTGACCCTAGACGGGGATTTACAAAACGACCCCCAGGACATTCCCCGGCTGGTGGCCAAGTTGAATGAGGGCTACGACCTGGTGTGCGGCTGGCGACAGCACCGGCAAGACCCTGGGTTAACCCGGTTGCTGCCCTCGCGGGTGGCCAACTGGCTGATTGGGCAGGTGACGGGTGTGCGTTTGCACGACTACGGCTGCACCCTCAAGGCCTACCGGCGCGAAGTCCTGCGAGATATGCACCTGTACGGGGAACTCCATCGCTTTCTGCCTGCCCTGGCGGACATCGAAGGGGCGCGGATTACGGAAATTCCCGTGCGTCATCATCCCCGGCGTTTTGGCCGCAGCAAATATGGTTTGGGGCGCACGTTCCGAGTGCTGATGGACCTGCTGACCATTGCCTTTATAAAGACCTTTCTGACCCGCCCCATGCATGTCTTCGGTCTGGTGGGGCTACTGTTTTTGCTGCTGGGGCTAGGGTTAGGGACCTATCTGGCGCTTCTCAAGGGGGTCTGGGGGCAGAGCATTGGTCAACGTCCCTTGCTGTTTTTGGCGGGACTGGCAGTGACCTCGGGGTTACAGTTGTTCTGTTTCGGCCTGCTGGCGGAATTATTGATGCGCACTTACCATGAGTCCCAGGGCCGACCCATCTACCGGATTCGGGAGGTCGTGGCCGGTCGTCCCCGCAGTCTAGTCAATTGA
- a CDS encoding NAD(P)H-quinone oxidoreductase subunit J, whose amino-acid sequence MAETTEQLTTTEVGPISRWLTEQGFAHTYMGRDHQGVEILRVEREVLLPIATALYGYGFNYLRCQGGYDVGPGQDLVSFYYLVKLADNADRPEEVCLKVFLPRHDPKVPSVYWIWRTADWQERETYDLYGIEYIGHPHLKRILLPEDWVGWPMRKDYITPDFYELQDAY is encoded by the coding sequence GTGGCGGAAACGACTGAGCAGCTAACGACAACGGAGGTTGGCCCGATTTCCCGCTGGCTAACGGAACAGGGGTTTGCCCATACCTATATGGGGCGGGACCATCAGGGGGTAGAAATTCTGCGGGTGGAACGGGAGGTGTTGCTGCCGATTGCAACGGCCCTGTATGGGTACGGGTTCAACTACCTGCGCTGCCAGGGGGGATATGACGTGGGGCCGGGGCAGGACCTGGTGAGTTTCTATTACCTGGTAAAGCTGGCGGATAATGCGGACCGGCCGGAGGAGGTTTGCCTCAAGGTTTTTCTGCCCCGTCATGACCCGAAGGTGCCGTCGGTGTATTGGATTTGGCGGACGGCGGACTGGCAGGAGCGGGAAACCTACGACCTCTACGGCATTGAATACATCGGGCACCCGCACCTGAAACGCATCTTGCTGCCGGAGGACTGGGTGGGCTGGCCCATGCGCAAGGACTACATCACGCCGGACTTTTACGAGTTGCAGGATGCCTATTAG
- the ybeY gene encoding rRNA maturation RNase YbeY, protein MTAPILELDLTWQGIDPVWVALPWQAWFTEWLSYLPRPPAPSYEIGLRLTDDQEIQALNRDYRGQDRPTDVLAFSALETETPLAPEMPLFLGDIVISVETAQRQAPAGQVREELAWLAAHGLLHLLGWDHPDDAALETMLAQQRQLLQAVGLTEPETYRQEHSPDGM, encoded by the coding sequence GTGACTGCTCCTATCCTGGAACTGGACCTCACTTGGCAGGGGATTGACCCGGTGTGGGTGGCCCTCCCCTGGCAGGCCTGGTTCACTGAGTGGCTGAGTTACCTACCCCGGCCACCGGCACCCAGTTATGAAATCGGCCTACGTCTGACCGATGACCAGGAAATCCAGGCCCTCAACCGGGACTACCGGGGGCAAGACCGACCGACCGATGTCCTGGCCTTTAGCGCCCTGGAGACGGAAACCCCCCTGGCGCCGGAAATGCCCCTATTTCTGGGCGATATTGTGATTTCCGTAGAGACAGCCCAACGCCAAGCCCCGGCGGGACAAGTGCGGGAGGAACTGGCCTGGCTGGCGGCCCATGGATTACTGCACCTGTTGGGATGGGACCATCCGGACGACGCAGCCCTGGAAACCATGCTGGCCCAACAGCGGCAGTTATTACAAGCGGTGGGTTTAACCGAGCCAGAGACCTATCGCCAAGAGCACTCCCCCGATGGCATGTAG